In Citrus sinensis cultivar Valencia sweet orange chromosome 2, DVS_A1.0, whole genome shotgun sequence, a single genomic region encodes these proteins:
- the LOC102616933 gene encoding uncharacterized protein LOC102616933, with protein sequence MPSQQGNINNDYLETLVASARPFLRGELEAIDKNLPSLISVLRSVGAGECWHKHGSFLEHLVDIYRILKIWKAPDCVCLCGLFHSAYSNSYVNLAIFDPNTGRDVVRGHVGDAAEKLIHLFCIVPRQPLIHDDLLFEYSDQELVEHLKASDVSLINAKEKGLFNAEEAWRKKINELLPADGLTVKHIKTGEDVGVSRRVVATFVMLTIADFSDQLFGFQDFLFNNSDGKLEFAGNSFSALWPGDGKPGLWMNSLSRMGAIYSLIAREEEIFIQERKTSAAAVGVGVDKERDEDIELPVPPVFENCTRILDAKEQIEARDLYWEAVCGNSDGSKEKLEKAEELLLRCIEKNPFVGEPHVVLGQIYLAKGEFEEAEREAGKGLMLLLEWGSPWDKRMSWEGWVAWTRVLYMKAKEKSWPQTSWGVLNLGFVR encoded by the coding sequence ATGCCATCTCAGCAAGGCAATATTAATAACGATTATTTAGAAACCCTTGTAGCCTCAGCTCGCCCTTTCCTCCGAGGAGAACTCGAAGCCATAGACAAGAACTTGCCATCTCTTATTTCTGTCTTGCGTTCTGTCGGAGCAGGGGAGTGCTGGCACAAACACGGTAGCTTTCTCGAGCATCTCGTTGACATTTACCGGATCCTCAAAATATGGAAAGCCCCCGACTGCGTTTGCCTCTGCGGCCTTTTCCACTCTGCTTACTCAAACTCTTACGTGAATCTTGCCATTTTTGATCCCAACACCGGCCGAGATGTCGTCCGTGGCCACGTTGGCGATGCTGCCGAGAAATTGATCCACTTGTTCTGCATTGTCCCGCGTCAGCCCTTGATCCACGATGATCTTTTGTTCGAGTATTCCGATCAAGAACTCGTTGAGCATCTCAAGGCCTCTGATGTTTCCTTAATAAATGCCAAAGAAAAGGGTTTGTTCAACGCTGAGGAAGCGTGGAGGAAGAAGATTAATGAGTTGTTGCCTGCTGACGGGCTTACAGTGAAGCACATCAAGACTGGTGAAGATGTGGGGGTTTCAAGAAGGGTGGTGGCTACTTTTGTTATGTTGACCATTGCTGATTTCAGTGACCAGCTTTTTGGGTTTCAGGATTTTTTGTTTAACAATTCTGATGGGAAACTTGAGTTTGCTGGGAATAGTTTTTCAGCTTTGTGGCCTGGTGATGGCAAGCCTGGGCTGTGGATGAATTCATTGTCTAGAATGGGTGCAATTTATAGCTTGATTGCGAGAGAGGAAGAGATTTTTATTCAAGAGAGGAAAACATCAGCCGCTGCTGTTGGTGTTGGTGTTGATAAAGAGAGAGATGAGGATATTGAGCTTCCGGTGCCGCCAGTTTTTGAGAATTGCACTAGAATTTTGGATGCAAAGGAACAGATTGAGGCTAGGGACTTGTATTGGGAGGCTGTTTGTGGGAACTCTGATGGGTCAAAGGAGAAGTTGGAGAAAGCAGAGGAGCTGTTGTTGAGGTGTATTGAGAAGAACCCATTTGTTGGGGAGCCACATGTGGTGTTGGGTCAGATTTATTTGGCAAAAGGTGAATTTGAGGAGGCCGAGAGAGAGGCTGGAAAAGGGCTGATGTTATTGTTGGAATGGGGCAGTCCTTGGGATAAGAGGATGTCTTGGGAAGGCTGGGTTGCTTGGACCAGAGTTCTGTACATGAAggctaaagaaaaatcttggCCTCAGACTTCTTGGGGTGTCCTCAATTTAGGGTTTGTGAGGTAA